TCGTGGAACGTGATGCGGCCGTCGTCGGAGCGGCTGTTCACGCACGCCGAACCGGAGTCTTGCTGGCCGCTGCAGACACGATACGGAAACGCGTTGTCTGTGGTCACGTGATACATCGCCGCCGTGGGCTGCGTGTACCAATTGCTCCACGACGCGCCGCGATTACCCGACACCACCGCACCCTGGTCGGCCACGGCGAAGATGAGATCGGGATTGTTGGGATTTACCCAGATCTTCTGATAGTCGTCACCGCCCGGCGCGCCGCGTACGGCCGACCAGGTGAGGCCGCCGTCTTCGGTGCGCCACATGACCGTCGACGCGCTATACACCACGTTCTCGTCGCTCGGGTCGACCGTGATCGTGGGCAGGTCACCACCGCCGATGCGCGCCAACGGACGATTGTCCACGAACTTGGGCGCGGCGCCCACGGTCGAACCGGGACCATTCACCGCGAGGAACCAATGCTCGCCGGCGTCGGTGGACTTGTAGAATCCGATCGGCCCCGATGCACCGGCGGCAGACCCGGCCGGTGGCGCCGCGGCGACCATGGCGTACAGCACCTTCGAGTTGCCGGGCGCGAACGCAATGTTCGCCTGCAGCACCGACGGCAGTCCTACCGTGAGTTGCTTCCAGGTAGTGCCACCGTCGGTCGACTTGAAGATGCCGTTGCCGCCACCGCCGAAGCCTTGTCCTTCGATGAAGCTCTGTTGCTGCTGCCAGAGCGTGGCGTACACGATGTCGGGATTCTGCGGATCGATGCGCACGTCATTCGCGCTCGTGTACTCGTCCTTGTACAGCACGCGCTGAAACGACGCGCCACCATCGAGCGACCGGAACACGCCGCGTTCCGTGTTCGGTCCGTAGGGATGTCCGAGTGCGGCCACGAACAACCGGTCGGGATTTTTCGGGTCGACATCGACCATCGCGATCATCTGCGACTCGCGCAGGCCGAGATGCGCCCAGGTTTTACCGTTGTCGATCGACTTGTACATGCCATCACCGACCGCGAGATCGGGACGGATGATGCCGGCGCCGCTGCCCACGTAGATGACGTTCGGATTCGACGGGGCGACCGCGATCGCCCCGATGGAGCCGGTGGGCTGGTCGTCGAATAACGGCACCCAGTTCGAGCCGTAGTCGGTGCTGCGCCACACGCCGCCGTTGTCAAAGCCGGCGTAGAACACACTCGGCTGCGAGGGCACTCCGGATAGGGCGCGCGCACGGCCGGCTCGGAGGGGACCGATAGCGCGCCAATGCAGCGCGCTCAAGCCCGAATCAGTTTGCGCGGGGAGCACGCGCGCGATCGGTGAGAGCGCCGTCGCGAGAGAAAGCGCGAACGAGCAGCGGGCCTGCAGAGAGCGCGGGATACGCACGGGGAGCCTGAGCCGAGGAAGAGGGTGCGGGACCCGATGAAGGGGACCCGTTCAACATGGGGCGGACCGGCAACGGCTGCTAGATTCCGCGCGATGACAGCCCAGTCCCCCGCCACCATTCGATACGGCACGATCGCCATTCTGTTGGCGGTGCTCTGTTGGGGTCTGCTGGGCGTCATGTCGCGCGTGGCCATGGCCGACGGCTCGCCACCCCTCACGGTGGCCTTCTGGCGGGCCGCGATCGCCGCTGTGCTGTTCACGGTTCACGCCGCGTTTACGCGTGCTGAGCCCATGCACAGCGCCGATCGCCCCGCCGCCGTGTTTCTCGGTGTGGCCGGCGTCGCCGTCCTGTACTACTCGTATCTGAACGCGATCGAGCAGGGCGGCGTGGCGTTGTCGTCGATCCTGATGTATTCGGCGCCGATCTGGGTGGCGATCGGCGGACGGATCTTCTTTCACGAACGGGTCAGCGCGCGGGCCGCCGCGGCGCTTTCGCTCACCCTGGTCGGCGTCGCCATCGTAGCGCTGGCCAGCGGCACCGGCGAGGTGCGCTGGTCGCCGGGTGCGGTGGGGTGGGGTTTGCTCTCGGGCGCGATGTACGCGCTCTACTTTCTGGTGGGGCGTCGGCTCTTTTCGCGCAACGCCTCGTCGCGCGTGATGGCGTGGGCGTTGGGCGTCGGCGCCGCCACCATGCTGCCGTTCGTGCAGTTTCAGTCGCTCTCGCGCTCGGCCTGGGGCGGCGTGGCGTTCCTGGCCGTCGTGTGCACGTATGCGGCGTATCTCGCCTACGCCGAGGGGGTGAAGCGACTGCCCTCGGCGCGCGCTGCCACGATTGCGACGCTGGAGCCGGTGATTGCGGTGGTGGCCGCGTACGTGGTGTGGGGGGAACGACTCTCGCCGCTGGGGCTGGCGGGAGCGGCGCTCGTGATCGCCGGTGTCTTGCTCAGCGCGGCTGGGGAGTCGCGCAGAGGTGCCGCATCGCCACGTCAGCCAGCGAGCCTTTGAACGACGGACCGAAGCCAGGGATCTTCACCTCTTTGTGCATGCCGACTTTCTTCCCCGCGTCGTCGAGGTAATACCAGCTCTCTTTCGTCGCCACGGTCTGCTTGGCGCAGTCGACCATCGCGATCGTGCGCGAGCTGCGCAGATCACCCAGGGCATGTTTGAGTGGCGGCTGCAGGCGCACCCGCACCGTGGCGGTCGTAATTCCGTTGGCGCGTCGCACCGAATTGGCCTCGAGAAATACCGGCGTGCCCACCGACGTCTTGCCGATCTCGACCAGTTTCTGTGCGGCGGCCGGCGATGCCAACAGCACCGATCCGATCACGACGAGCATTGAGGCTTTCATGTCAGCGGCGTCGGCGGGCGGTGGAGTCGGGAACGAACGTGAACGGCAGCTGCATGACCTGCTGCACGACGCGTCCCTTACGCACCGCGGGCACGAAGCGCTGCTCGCGCACGGCACGGCGCACCGGCTCGACCAACGCACGATGCGTGGTCGTGATCGAGTTGAACGTCTCCATCACCGCTTCACCGTTGGTACCGACCACGAACTCGGCGATCAGTTCGCCGGCCACCTGCGCATCGAATAGGGAGTCGGGATAGATCGGCCGCACGAGCATGGACGAATCGACACGCGCGCCGGCGTCGACATCAGTGGCCGTGAATACCGTGGCCTCCTCGAGCAACTGCGCGATGCGCGCGGCCGGCGTGACCTCGCCTTTCTTGAGCTTCTTCTCGCGATACTCGCCGCGGCGCGACCACAGGACGATCGTGCCACAGCTACTGCTCATGCGCTGGTTGCCCTGGAACTCCATCGGCACGCTGGCCGGGCCGCTGTACACCTCGATCCCTTCGAACGATCGCGGGTCGACGGCATCAAGATCGAATTCGGCGGCAAACAAGCCTTGGCCGTCGATCCACACCAAGGGAGAACACCGGGCGCCTCGAATGCGCACTTTGTTCTCGAGGCCACGTGACTCGATGCGGATCCCCGGCACCGAGCGTAGGAGGTCCGACATCCTGTTCGGCTGACGCTTTTCGATGTCGGCCTGCGTGAAGTAGCGTCCGCCGCCCGCCTGCAGTCGCTTGTAGAAGCCCGCCATCGGCCCAGTCATGTCGCGTCGGCCGATCACTTTCACCGCTGCGATATTCTGGGCGATCTGGCTCATCGTCACGGTCGGCTCGATCGACTGTCCGGCCACGACGGTGACGAGGAGCGATTCCGGTCGGTAGCCAATGCGGCGTACGCGTAGCCACATCGCGCCTGCACTCACTTTGGCGGCGGTGAACTGGCCGGCATCGTCGGATTCGGCGAAGTCGACGGCGCTACCGAACCGGATCTGTGCACCGACCAGCGGCCGTCGTAACTCGGTCAGGACGGTGCCTTTCACGAGCCCGGTAAGGACCGGCGTGGCGACTTGCGCGGCGAGGTCGGTGCAGGGCAGAAGCGCCGTGGCAGCGCATGCGGCCAATGCGACGCGCCAGCGTCGGGTTGCGCGCAGATTCTTCAGGTGGGACGAGCAGTGCGGCATAGGAGACCGAGCGGTGGGCTTGTGTGGTCCTCCCGTCAGGGTAGCATGTGAATCATGCACAGCGCCACCCGCCTCATCAAGACGACCGTCTTTCACCTGCTTTTATTCCCGCTGGCCGTTGCCTGTGTCCCCTGGCGTCGGGCCCCGCCGCGCGAGCCGCCGGTAGCCAACAGGCTCGTCCTTGCGCTCGACGGGGTGGACTACCGGGATGTCGTGGAGGCGCGTGCCAGGGGACTGTTCGCCGGGTTCCGGGAGCCGAGTCGCCTGATTTCGACCTTCCCGTCGATCAGCGACGTGTCGTGGCACGACATCATGGGTGTGCAGCCACCCCCGGGATACCAGCGGATTTTTTACAGCGCGCGACAGAACGCGGTGGTGGGCGAGTTGTTCGACGCGATCAAACCGATCGAGTACGAGCATCGTATGGACTTCGCTTTCGGCACGAAGTTTCATCACCTCGGGGCGTATCTGCTCTCGAATCAGGTGGCGCGGAAGGAAGTCGACGTCGACGTGAAAGAGTTCCTGAAGCGCGGCGGTCGGCCCACGATCTATGCGTACAATGTCGGGCCCGACGCGCTGCAGCACACGCGCGGGGATCTCGACAGATATCTCGCGCATCTCGACCGCAAACTGGCGGAGTTGCAGCGGACGTATCGTGCGCGTACCGGTCGCGATCTCGAGATCCTGATACTGTCCGATCATGGACACAACCGCGCCATCTCGGCCGACTTTCTCCCGGTGGTCGAGGCGCTGGAGCAACAGGGCTTTCACACCGCGCGCACGCTGCGCGATCCCCGTGACGTGGCATTCAGCGTCGATGGCGTGACGACCGGCTTTGGCGTCTTCGCGAACCCCGACTCGGTGGAGCGCGTGGCATCGCTGTTGGCCGCGCTCGACGGCGTGGCGGTGGTGACGACACGCGAGAGCGCCGGGCGCTTCCTCGTGCGCGCCGATAGCGCGTTGGCCGAGGTGACGACGCGCGGCCGCGGTGATTCCGCCGTGTACCGTTATCGCCCCGTGCGCGGCGACCCGTTGCGCTATGCCGCCGTGCTCACGCGCATGCAGCACGATCGTGAGGTATCGCCGGACGGCTACGCCACGGCAGCGACGTGGCTCCGTTACACGGCGTCCGAGCCGTTTCCGGCCGCGCCGCCCCGCATCGTTCGTGGGCACACTGCGATCACACTCAATCCGGCGCCGATTCTCGTGTCACTCGACGACAAGATGCGGGTGGGACTCGGCGCGGTCTCGGTGGCGAACCGCATGCGTCCGCTGGGCGGGACTCATGGTGCCCTGAGCGCCACGAATTCGCTTGGCGTGCTGATGGCCAACTTCGTGGATACGCACGACGACCTCACCGCGTCGGTTCGGCACCAGTTCGGCGGGTTCGACGATCTGCCCGATAAGGCCCCGCACGCGTCATCGCTGCGGCTCGCGACCACCGCGATGGTGCGGGCCGATCGCTGGAGCAGCTTCAGCGGCGACGCCGTGCCAGCGGCCCTGTCGGCACTCCCCGACACCGAGCCGGTCCTTCTGCTGTCGCTCTCCGATGCGGATCGCCGCTGGGCTGGTGCTGCCGCGCGCGTGTTGGTCGACGTCCGCAAGAAGGATCGCGGGGCCGACGGAGGAACGGCCGTGTCCAACAGCTACTGGGCCTTGGCAAAATGGACGGCCTCGGCCGATGGTCGGGCCTTCGCGATGACAGCCTCGCGGCTGGCCCTGTCCAGACTGGCGCCGTCATCCGCGTTCGTGGTGCGCGTGGTGCTTGACCGCGTTGCCGATCCTGGCGTGAAGACGCGCGGCGCGGACTCAAAGGTCGTGGCGTCGCTAGTCGTACGCACCGACGCCCATGGTGCGGTCGCGATCTACTAGGCCAAGGTGTAAGATAGGAAGGATGTGCTCGGTGTGTTCCCTCCCGATCTCGCGGCCCCCTCTGGCGTCCCTATGTCTCGATTGATCGCCCGCTCGTGGGCAGCGCTTCCAGCGCTCGCCTTGCTCGCCGCTTCAGCGGCTTCTGCCTCCGCACAGTCCGGCACGCGACTGCTGCGCACGCCAAGTGTGAGCGCGCAGCACATCGCGTTCGCCTACGCCAACAATATCTGGGTGGTCGAGCGCGCTGGTGGCGCGGCACGCCGCCTGACGAGCTTTCAGGGGCAGACGCAGAACCCCAAGCTCTCGCCTGACGGCGCGCTGATTGCCTTCAGTGCCGAATACGCCGGCAACACCGACGTGTACACGGTGCCGGTGGGTGGTGGTCAGCCCAAGCGCCTCACGTGGCATCCGTCGGCCGACATGGTGCAGGGCTGGACGCCAGATGGAAAGTCGGTGATGTTCGCGAGCCCGCGCGCGTCGTGGGCGCCGTCGGCCGCGCAGCGGTTCTGGACGGTGCCGGTAACCGGTGGTGTGGAAACACCGATGCCGATGCCGCGCGCGTATCAGGGCAAGCTCTCGGCCGACGGCAATCGCGTGGCGTATCGCATGCCGAGTTCGTGGGATGAAGAGCGCCGCAACTATCGCGGTGGACAGAACAAGCCGATCTGGATTCTCGATCTCAAGAGTTTCGTGCTCGACTCGACGCCGTTCACGAACTCGAAGGAAATGGACCCGGTGTGGGTGAACGACGCTGTGTACTTCCTGTCGGATCGCGATGGTGTGTCGAACGTATTCTCGTACGACACGAAGTCGAAGCAGTTGGCGCAGATCACGAAGTTCCGTGACTTCGACGTGAAGTCGCTCGATGCGTCGGCGGGCACGGTCGTGTTCGAGCAGGCCGGCTATGTGCACGAACTCGATGCCAAGACGGGTCGCGAGCACGTGGTGAACATCACGGCCGCCGGCGACTTCCCGTGGATGATGGCGTCGTGGAAGGATGTGTCGTCGCGTATCACGAGTCTCGCGATTTCAGCGACCGGCAAACGGGCCGCGGTGGAAGCGCGCGGCGAGATCTTCACGATCCCCGCCGAGAAGGGCGATGTGCGCAACATGACCAACACGAGCGGCGCGGCCGAGATCGCG
This region of Gemmatimonas groenlandica genomic DNA includes:
- a CDS encoding DMT family transporter, translating into MTAQSPATIRYGTIAILLAVLCWGLLGVMSRVAMADGSPPLTVAFWRAAIAAVLFTVHAAFTRAEPMHSADRPAAVFLGVAGVAVLYYSYLNAIEQGGVALSSILMYSAPIWVAIGGRIFFHERVSARAAAALSLTLVGVAIVALASGTGEVRWSPGAVGWGLLSGAMYALYFLVGRRLFSRNASSRVMAWALGVGAATMLPFVQFQSLSRSAWGGVAFLAVVCTYAAYLAYAEGVKRLPSARAATIATLEPVIAVVAAYVVWGERLSPLGLAGAALVIAGVLLSAAGESRRGAASPRQPASL
- a CDS encoding surface-adhesin E family protein, which translates into the protein MKASMLVVIGSVLLASPAAAQKLVEIGKTSVGTPVFLEANSVRRANGITTATVRVRLQPPLKHALGDLRSSRTIAMVDCAKQTVATKESWYYLDDAGKKVGMHKEVKIPGFGPSFKGSLADVAMRHLCATPQPR
- a CDS encoding TonB-dependent receptor plug domain-containing protein, whose product is MPHCSSHLKNLRATRRWRVALAACAATALLPCTDLAAQVATPVLTGLVKGTVLTELRRPLVGAQIRFGSAVDFAESDDAGQFTAAKVSAGAMWLRVRRIGYRPESLLVTVVAGQSIEPTVTMSQIAQNIAAVKVIGRRDMTGPMAGFYKRLQAGGGRYFTQADIEKRQPNRMSDLLRSVPGIRIESRGLENKVRIRGARCSPLVWIDGQGLFAAEFDLDAVDPRSFEGIEVYSGPASVPMEFQGNQRMSSSCGTIVLWSRRGEYREKKLKKGEVTPAARIAQLLEEATVFTATDVDAGARVDSSMLVRPIYPDSLFDAQVAGELIAEFVVGTNGEAVMETFNSITTTHRALVEPVRRAVREQRFVPAVRKGRVVQQVMQLPFTFVPDSTARRRR